Proteins found in one Arthrobacter sp. U41 genomic segment:
- a CDS encoding IS3 family transposase (programmed frameshift), with protein sequence MTASRKRFTQEFKDELCREVITTSKPIKDVATAYGVGPETLRNWLVKYREANGGTEVDLTVSERARLKELEREVQELRAETAFLKKAKRLLRAGAAVVSKYEFIDSQKAEPANRNSVVRMCRWLAVSTSGFYHWATRPQSATSGRRQALTARIQHFFEESEGTYGYRRIHADLAAEQTECSPELVRQIMRHQGLVACQPRPFRITTEADAEAAEGMPDLVNRDFTADRPGVKFVGDITYIHTWQGFVYLATVIDCYSKKVVGWSIADHMRTELVADALRNAAETTRIEPSAIWHSDRGSVYTSTDFRALVASLGMRSSMGRTGVCWDNSMAESFFSALKNERVYRTVYATKSQARRDVIRYIEGFYNSRRRHSALGYRRPNEVHYGYQQPALAA encoded by the exons ATGACCGCATCACGTAAGCGATTTACCCAGGAGTTCAAGGACGAGCTGTGCCGCGAGGTGATCACCACGTCCAAGCCGATCAAGGACGTGGCCACGGCGTACGGTGTCGGCCCCGAGACGCTCCGCAACTGGCTGGTCAAGTACCGCGAGGCCAACGGCGGGACAGAGGTGGATCTGACGGTCTCGGAACGGGCCCGGCTGAAGGAGCTCGAGCGTGAAGTTCAAGAGCTGCGGGCGGAGACTGCCTTCTTGAAAAAAGCCA AGCGCTTACTTCGCGCGGGAGCAGCGGTAGTGAGCAAGTATGAATTCATCGATTCCCAAAAAGCTGAGCCCGCCAATCGGAATTCGGTGGTGAGAATGTGCCGCTGGCTGGCCGTCTCGACGTCCGGTTTCTATCACTGGGCCACCCGTCCGCAATCGGCCACCTCGGGGCGCCGCCAGGCCCTGACAGCGCGGATCCAGCACTTCTTCGAGGAGTCCGAGGGCACCTACGGCTACCGGCGCATCCACGCCGATCTCGCCGCGGAACAGACCGAGTGCTCGCCAGAGCTGGTGCGGCAGATCATGCGCCACCAGGGCCTGGTGGCCTGTCAACCACGGCCGTTCCGCATCACCACCGAGGCTGACGCTGAGGCAGCCGAGGGCATGCCCGATCTCGTCAACCGGGACTTCACCGCCGACCGCCCCGGGGTGAAGTTCGTCGGAGACATCACGTACATCCACACCTGGCAAGGGTTCGTCTACCTCGCCACCGTCATCGACTGCTACTCGAAGAAAGTCGTCGGCTGGTCCATCGCCGATCACATGCGCACCGAGCTCGTCGCCGACGCACTCAGGAACGCCGCCGAGACAACCCGGATCGAGCCGTCCGCGATCTGGCACTCCGATCGGGGCAGCGTCTACACCTCGACTGATTTCAGGGCCCTGGTGGCCAGCCTGGGCATGCGCTCCTCGATGGGACGCACCGGCGTGTGCTGGGACAACAGCATGGCCGAATCATTTTTCTCAGCCCTGAAAAACGAGCGCGTCTATCGGACCGTTTACGCGACTAAATCACAAGCCCGGAGAGATGTCATTCGCTACATCGAGGGGTTTTACAACAGCCGGCGCCGTCACTCCGCGCTGGGTTACCGGCGGCCCAACGAAGTCCACTATGGTTATCAACAGCCAGCCTTGGCAGCGTAG
- a CDS encoding sensor histidine kinase produces the protein MIQRLFAAGLSIQSLRRYTDNAVAHERIAAATSELDATIRELRATIYSLQDGEGGAGLLTDRALRAVQAGARDLGFTPTVQLIGPLDDNVSEELALHLLRVLSEGLSNAIRHSGAKNISISLTASQDNVELLITDDGCGFQNPERISGLANMEQRAASLGGTFNIDSPPGHGTRLCWTAPTT, from the coding sequence GTGATCCAGCGCCTGTTCGCCGCAGGGCTGAGCATCCAGAGCCTGCGCCGGTACACCGACAACGCCGTCGCCCATGAACGCATCGCCGCAGCCACCTCCGAGCTGGATGCAACGATCCGTGAGCTCCGGGCCACGATCTACTCTCTCCAGGACGGCGAAGGCGGTGCGGGGCTGCTCACCGACCGGGCCCTGCGCGCCGTCCAGGCCGGGGCACGCGATCTCGGCTTCACCCCAACAGTCCAGCTGATCGGGCCCCTGGACGATAACGTCTCAGAGGAGCTGGCATTGCACCTGCTGCGCGTCCTCTCCGAGGGACTCAGCAACGCCATCAGACACTCCGGAGCGAAAAACATCAGCATCAGCCTCACAGCCAGCCAGGACAACGTGGAGCTACTCATCACCGACGACGGCTGCGGCTTCCAAAACCCTGAACGAATCAGCGGCCTGGCCAACATGGAACAGCGCGCAGCATCCCTCGGCGGAACCTTCAACATCGACAGCCCACCCGGCCACGGCACCCGACTATGCTGGACCGCCCCCACAACCTGA
- a CDS encoding 2,3-butanediol dehydrogenase, with protein MKAARFYARNDLRIDDVPEPEVRARTVKIQVAWCGICGTDLHEFLEGPIFVPSPGHPHPLSGEEAPVTLGHEFSGTIVEVGEGVDELAVGDNVVVEPYFVCDECAPCKAGNYHLCTKMGFIGLSGGGGGLGERIVVDTRWVHKIGDIPLDEAALIEPLSVAHHAVTRSGAKTGDVALIGGSGPIGLLTAAVLKSRGVTTIISELSAARKEKARSSGVADYVIDPSQEDVQTRVQEITDSVGADVAFECAGVNAVLDTLLSAVKPAGVVVNVSIWGHPATVDMQKIVLKEIDLRGTIAYVRDHAEAIRLVQDGKVDLKPFITGRIALEDLVDKGFDTLINHNDTAVKILVHP; from the coding sequence ATGAAAGCAGCACGATTTTACGCCCGCAATGACCTTCGGATCGACGATGTTCCGGAGCCGGAGGTGCGGGCCCGGACAGTAAAAATCCAGGTTGCGTGGTGCGGCATCTGCGGAACCGATCTCCACGAGTTCCTGGAAGGCCCCATCTTTGTCCCATCGCCCGGACACCCCCATCCTCTCTCCGGAGAAGAAGCCCCAGTCACCCTGGGACACGAATTCTCCGGGACGATTGTGGAGGTCGGGGAAGGTGTTGACGAACTAGCAGTCGGCGACAATGTCGTCGTCGAACCCTATTTCGTGTGCGACGAGTGCGCACCCTGCAAGGCAGGCAACTATCATCTGTGCACGAAGATGGGCTTCATCGGCTTGTCCGGCGGGGGCGGCGGTCTCGGCGAGAGAATTGTTGTGGACACGAGGTGGGTCCATAAAATCGGTGACATTCCGTTGGATGAGGCCGCGTTGATCGAGCCGCTGTCGGTTGCCCACCACGCGGTGACCCGCAGCGGTGCCAAGACAGGCGACGTCGCACTGATCGGCGGTTCCGGACCCATCGGGCTGCTGACGGCGGCCGTTTTGAAAAGTAGGGGCGTCACTACAATCATCAGCGAGCTCAGCGCGGCCCGCAAGGAAAAGGCACGCTCCAGCGGGGTCGCGGATTACGTGATCGATCCGAGTCAGGAAGACGTCCAGACACGGGTACAGGAAATCACGGATAGCGTCGGCGCGGACGTGGCCTTCGAATGTGCCGGCGTCAATGCCGTGCTGGATACCTTACTCAGTGCCGTAAAGCCCGCCGGCGTGGTAGTGAACGTGTCCATCTGGGGCCATCCGGCGACGGTGGATATGCAGAAAATCGTGCTGAAGGAGATCGATTTGCGGGGCACAATCGCCTACGTGCGCGACCACGCCGAGGCGATCAGGCTGGTCCAGGACGGCAAGGTGGACCTCAAGCCATTCATCACCGGCAGGATCGCGCTGGAAGACCTGGTCGACAAGGGGTTCGATACCTTGATCAACCACAATGACACCGCGGTGAAGATTCTGGTCCACCCGTAG
- a CDS encoding GAF domain-containing protein — protein MKWRDPMKRRAGDLLRASMGRADELLRTQDRMRGLLAAVVSLTEDLSLEAVLDRLVQSACELIGARYGALGIIGGDQALSHFITVGIDGDGIRMIGAPPTGMGVLGHLIRDPQPLRLHDLGGHPAAAGFPLNHPPMKTFLGVPVRVRDTVFGNLYLTEKQDGADFTEEDEELTVALAAAAGIAIENAGMFEDSRRRQGWLEASMEISGNLITAAHPGAPDYLDLVAERAGAVSGSTLSVIAVPGPDGVLRCRASLGEQSLPAGFEIPVSAAITGVLETGDTAVVPDSGQLFGLGASGKMGPVLIAALGHPGPITACSFWAGRRAPTATPSPI, from the coding sequence TTGAAGTGGCGTGATCCGATGAAGCGCCGGGCCGGGGATCTGCTGCGGGCGTCCATGGGCCGGGCCGATGAGCTGCTCCGTACCCAGGACCGGATGCGGGGTCTGCTTGCTGCGGTCGTGTCCCTCACCGAGGATCTGAGCCTGGAGGCCGTCCTGGACCGGCTGGTGCAGTCGGCGTGCGAACTGATCGGTGCCCGGTACGGGGCGCTGGGCATCATCGGCGGGGACCAGGCGCTGAGTCATTTCATCACCGTCGGCATCGACGGGGACGGCATCCGGATGATCGGTGCGCCTCCCACGGGAATGGGGGTTCTCGGGCATCTGATCCGGGATCCGCAACCGTTGCGGCTGCACGATCTGGGCGGGCACCCCGCGGCGGCCGGATTCCCGCTCAACCACCCGCCCATGAAGACGTTTCTCGGCGTCCCCGTCAGGGTCCGGGACACAGTCTTCGGGAACCTGTATCTGACGGAGAAGCAGGACGGGGCGGACTTCACCGAGGAGGACGAGGAACTCACCGTAGCACTGGCCGCGGCCGCCGGCATCGCCATCGAGAACGCCGGCATGTTCGAGGACAGCCGCCGTCGGCAGGGCTGGCTGGAGGCCAGCATGGAAATCAGTGGCAACCTGATCACCGCGGCACATCCGGGCGCCCCGGACTACCTCGATCTGGTCGCCGAACGCGCCGGGGCGGTTTCGGGCTCCACGTTATCTGTCATCGCGGTTCCCGGCCCGGACGGCGTCCTCCGGTGCCGGGCGTCCCTGGGGGAGCAATCGCTGCCGGCCGGATTTGAAATCCCGGTCTCCGCGGCCATCACAGGCGTACTGGAGACAGGGGACACGGCGGTGGTTCCGGACTCCGGACAGCTCTTCGGTCTTGGTGCCTCCGGGAAGATGGGCCCCGTCCTTATCGCCGCCCTGGGCCACCCCGGACCAATAACGGCCTGCTCATTCTGGGCCGGCCGGCGGGCGCCGACGGCTACCCCCAGTCCGATCTAG
- the pntB gene encoding Re/Si-specific NAD(P)(+) transhydrogenase subunit beta — MNAAHEAAGILSRSFAVSETISGPLTAESIAGAAYIVAALLFILSLAGLSKHEKARAGVIYGIAGMVIALAATVWLTIQDAWGTDHGITGLILLLAAVLVGGTIGLWRARVVGMTGMPELIALLHSFVGLAAVLVGWNGHLEAPALSADLMAVHHAEVFIGVFIGAVTFTGSIVAFLKLSARMKSTPLMLPGKNAINLGALAAFIALTVWYVNDSQLWLLIVVTVLALGLGWHLVASIGGGDMPVVVSMLNSYSGWAAASAGFLLNNDLLIITGALVGSSGAYLSYIMCKAMNRSFISVIAGGFGIAAPAAADADYGEHREITAQATADMLTNASSVVITPGYGMAVAQAQHPVAKLAHQLRERGVNVRFGVHPVAGRLPGHMNVLLAEAKVPYDIVLEMDEINEDLDGTSVVLVIGANDTVNPAAAEDPSSPIAGMPVLRVWEADNVVVFKRSMAAGYAGVQNPLFFRDNSQMLFGDAKQRVEDILRAF; from the coding sequence ATGAACGCCGCACACGAAGCAGCAGGAATTCTATCGAGGAGCTTTGCCGTGTCTGAAACCATCTCCGGTCCCTTGACCGCGGAATCCATCGCGGGGGCGGCCTACATCGTCGCGGCCCTGCTGTTTATCCTCAGCCTCGCGGGTTTGAGCAAGCATGAGAAGGCCCGGGCAGGGGTCATCTACGGCATCGCTGGCATGGTCATCGCCCTCGCCGCGACCGTCTGGCTGACCATCCAGGACGCCTGGGGGACCGACCACGGCATTACCGGCCTGATCCTCCTGCTGGCCGCGGTGCTGGTCGGCGGCACCATCGGGCTCTGGCGCGCCCGCGTCGTGGGAATGACAGGCATGCCCGAGCTGATCGCTTTGCTGCACAGCTTCGTTGGCCTCGCCGCGGTCCTTGTGGGCTGGAACGGGCACCTCGAAGCCCCGGCCCTGTCCGCGGACCTGATGGCTGTCCATCACGCGGAGGTGTTCATCGGCGTGTTCATCGGCGCGGTGACGTTCACAGGCTCGATCGTGGCGTTCCTGAAACTCTCGGCGCGGATGAAGTCCACGCCGCTCATGCTGCCCGGAAAGAACGCCATCAACCTCGGCGCCCTCGCCGCGTTCATCGCTCTGACCGTCTGGTACGTCAACGATTCCCAGCTGTGGCTGCTGATTGTTGTCACGGTCCTGGCGCTGGGCCTGGGTTGGCATCTGGTGGCCTCGATCGGCGGCGGTGACATGCCCGTGGTCGTTTCCATGCTCAACAGCTACTCCGGCTGGGCCGCGGCCTCGGCGGGTTTCCTGCTGAACAACGACCTGCTCATCATCACCGGCGCCCTGGTCGGATCCTCGGGTGCCTACCTGTCCTACATCATGTGCAAGGCCATGAACCGGTCCTTCATCTCCGTGATCGCCGGCGGCTTCGGGATCGCCGCCCCCGCCGCGGCGGACGCCGACTACGGTGAGCACCGCGAAATCACGGCCCAGGCAACCGCCGACATGCTGACCAACGCCTCCAGCGTCGTCATCACCCCCGGCTACGGCATGGCAGTCGCCCAGGCCCAGCACCCAGTCGCCAAACTCGCCCACCAGCTGCGGGAACGGGGAGTGAATGTGCGGTTCGGCGTTCACCCCGTCGCCGGACGGTTGCCGGGCCATATGAACGTGCTCCTCGCCGAAGCCAAAGTCCCCTACGACATCGTCCTCGAAATGGACGAGATCAACGAGGACCTCGACGGAACCTCAGTGGTCCTCGTCATCGGTGCCAACGACACCGTGAACCCCGCCGCCGCCGAGGACCCCAGCAGCCCCATCGCAGGCATGCCCGTGCTCCGCGTCTGGGAAGCAGACAACGTCGTCGTGTTCAAACGGTCCATGGCCGCAGGCTACGCCGGCGTCCAGAATCCCCTGTTCTTCCGGGATAACTCTCAGATGCTCTTCGGCGACGCCAAACAACGCGTCGAGGACATCCTCCGCGCGTTCTAA
- a CDS encoding acetoin reductase: MTVQNKVALVTGAGQGIGRGIALRLARDGFNVAVADLDSQQEKGEAVVAEIEAGGGRAVFIAADVGRRADVVGAVETATQQLGGFDVIVNNAGIAQVRPVLEITEEDLEQVFRINLNSVIWGIQAAAAKFDELQHGGRIISAASIAAVKGFPILGAYSASKFAVRGITQAAAQELAPKGITVNAYAPGIVGTGMWELIDRELSKINGKPAGQNLSENVKAIALGRIETPDDVAKVVSFFASPDSDYVTGQTLIVDGGILYS, encoded by the coding sequence ATGACTGTTCAAAACAAAGTAGCCCTCGTCACCGGCGCCGGCCAAGGGATCGGCCGGGGTATAGCGCTGAGATTGGCCCGGGACGGATTCAACGTTGCCGTGGCGGATCTTGATTCCCAGCAGGAGAAGGGCGAGGCCGTAGTTGCCGAAATTGAGGCCGGCGGGGGGCGGGCGGTCTTCATCGCCGCCGACGTCGGGCGGCGGGCCGATGTTGTGGGCGCAGTCGAGACGGCCACCCAGCAGCTCGGCGGCTTTGACGTAATCGTCAACAACGCGGGCATCGCCCAGGTTCGGCCGGTGCTGGAGATCACGGAGGAGGATCTGGAGCAGGTCTTCCGGATTAACCTGAACTCCGTGATCTGGGGCATCCAGGCGGCCGCTGCAAAGTTCGATGAACTTCAACACGGTGGCAGGATCATCTCAGCCGCTTCGATTGCGGCCGTGAAGGGCTTTCCGATTCTCGGGGCGTACTCGGCATCCAAGTTCGCGGTCCGGGGCATCACCCAGGCCGCGGCGCAGGAGCTGGCGCCGAAAGGCATCACCGTAAATGCCTATGCGCCGGGCATTGTGGGCACGGGAATGTGGGAGTTGATCGACCGGGAACTGAGCAAGATCAACGGTAAGCCGGCCGGCCAGAACCTGAGTGAGAACGTCAAAGCCATCGCCCTGGGCCGCATCGAGACGCCCGACGACGTCGCGAAGGTAGTCTCCTTCTTCGCCAGCCCGGATTCGGACTATGTCACCGGGCAAACGCTGATCGTAGACGGCGGCATCCTGTATAGCTGA
- a CDS encoding Re/Si-specific NAD(P)(+) transhydrogenase subunit alpha translates to MTRIGIVAELGRETRVAATPVTVRQLAELGYDVVVEKGAGESSSFRDEAYTAAGALIVGADEAWGSEVVLRINPPTGEEIGRLADGATLIGTLAPALRPELVEALAARRITALALDAVPRISRAQSMDVLSSMANIAGYRAVIEAAHEFGRFFTGQVTAAGKVPPAKVLVAGAGVAGLAAIGAASSLGAIVRATDPRPEVADQVKSIGGTYLKVEVEEEMKSSDGYAKATSEAYNRRAAEIYSEQARDVDIIITTALIPGRPAPKLLTAEDVAGMKPGSVIVDMAAGQGGNVEGSVAGERVVTDNGVVILGYTDLPARLPAQASQLYGTNMLNLLKLLTKDKDGQLRIDFDDVVQRSVTVVRNGEKTWPPPPVQVSAAPPAQAQTASVGDSPAGTAAKKTGLSPAGKAGLFAAGIAVLFGINAVAPAPLPQHFTVLMLSIVVGFYVIGKVHHALHTPLMSVTNAISGIIVVGALLQVTSENLVMQVLAAVAVLLASINIFGGFAVTRRMLAMFSAGKRANG, encoded by the coding sequence GTGACACGTATTGGCATCGTGGCCGAGTTGGGTCGCGAGACGAGAGTGGCGGCGACGCCTGTCACCGTCAGGCAGTTGGCGGAGTTGGGCTACGACGTCGTGGTCGAAAAGGGGGCAGGGGAATCATCGTCCTTCCGTGATGAGGCGTATACCGCAGCTGGCGCACTGATCGTAGGCGCGGACGAGGCATGGGGCAGCGAGGTCGTGCTGAGGATCAACCCGCCCACCGGGGAGGAGATCGGACGGCTGGCCGACGGGGCAACCCTGATCGGGACGCTGGCTCCAGCCCTACGGCCGGAGTTGGTGGAGGCCCTGGCGGCGCGTCGGATCACCGCGTTGGCGCTGGATGCGGTGCCGCGGATATCGCGGGCGCAGTCGATGGATGTGCTCAGTTCGATGGCGAACATTGCCGGATACCGGGCGGTGATCGAGGCAGCCCACGAATTCGGGCGGTTTTTCACCGGTCAGGTGACCGCGGCCGGCAAGGTCCCGCCGGCGAAGGTCCTGGTCGCGGGCGCCGGCGTCGCCGGCCTGGCGGCGATCGGCGCGGCGAGCAGTCTCGGCGCGATCGTAAGGGCGACGGACCCTCGGCCCGAGGTGGCCGACCAAGTGAAGTCCATCGGCGGGACCTACCTCAAGGTGGAGGTGGAGGAGGAGATGAAGTCCTCCGACGGATACGCCAAGGCCACCTCTGAGGCGTATAACCGGCGGGCGGCGGAGATTTACTCCGAACAGGCCCGGGATGTCGACATCATCATCACCACGGCCCTCATCCCGGGCCGTCCCGCGCCGAAGTTACTCACCGCGGAGGATGTGGCCGGCATGAAGCCGGGCAGCGTGATCGTGGACATGGCTGCCGGTCAGGGCGGCAATGTGGAAGGCTCTGTCGCGGGGGAACGCGTGGTCACCGACAACGGCGTGGTGATCCTGGGTTACACGGATCTTCCGGCCCGGCTGCCGGCCCAGGCCTCTCAGCTGTACGGGACCAACATGCTGAACCTGCTCAAGCTCCTCACAAAGGACAAGGACGGCCAGCTCAGGATCGACTTCGATGACGTGGTGCAGCGCTCAGTGACAGTGGTGCGCAACGGTGAGAAGACCTGGCCCCCGCCCCCTGTCCAGGTCTCGGCCGCACCACCGGCCCAGGCCCAGACCGCCAGCGTGGGGGACTCCCCTGCCGGTACCGCGGCGAAGAAGACGGGGCTCAGCCCGGCCGGTAAGGCCGGGCTGTTTGCCGCGGGCATCGCGGTGCTGTTTGGGATCAACGCTGTGGCCCCGGCGCCGCTGCCGCAGCACTTCACGGTGCTGATGCTCTCCATCGTGGTCGGGTTCTACGTCATCGGCAAAGTCCACCACGCCCTGCACACCCCCCTGATGTCCGTCACCAACGCCATCTCGGGGATCATCGTCGTCGGCGCGCTGCTGCAGGTCACCTCCGAAAACCTCGTCATGCAGGTCCTCGCCGCCGTCGCGGTCCTGCTGGCCAGCATCAACATCTTCGGCGGCTTCGCCGTCACCCGTCGCATGCTCGCAATGTTCTCCGCAGGAAAGAGGGCCAACGGATGA
- a CDS encoding NAD(P)/FAD-dependent oxidoreductase, whose amino-acid sequence MPETANGIAEAWLAQFDEALRSRNTGAALELFEDESYWRDFVSFTWNLKTLEGKDQIRSMLDATLENIQPANWTLAEDATGDAANTEAWVNFETSQARGYAHLRLRNGKCWTLLTTMQELKGFEEKKGANREKGVAHHISKGRKSWLELKEEQEARLGYQDQPYTVIIGGGQGGIGLGARLRRLGVPTIIIEKNEKPGDSWRNRYKSLHLHDPVWYDHLPYLKFPEDWPVFAAKDKIGDWLEHYTRIMELNYWSSTECTNARYDEDAQEWIVQVIRDGEPVTLRPKQLVFALGVSGYPNVPTFDGAESFLGEQYHSSKHPGGGDWTGKKAVVIGSNNSAHDICADLWEHGADVTMIQRSSTHIARSESLMDLALGDLYSEKALANGVTTEKADLLFASLPYRILPEAQIPVYQEMAKRDAGFYSQLEAAGFELDFGVDGSGLFLKYLRRGSGYYIDVGASQLIIDGRVKLANGQVSKITGNAVVMDNGAELEADVIIYATGYGSMNGWLADLVSPEVADTVGKCWGFGSETPKDPGPWEGELRNMWKPTNVENLWIHGGNLHQSRHYSNYLALQIKARLEGLPTPVFELQASHHTR is encoded by the coding sequence ATGCCTGAGACCGCAAACGGCATAGCCGAGGCTTGGCTGGCGCAGTTTGACGAGGCGCTGCGCAGCCGCAACACCGGGGCCGCACTGGAATTGTTCGAGGACGAATCGTATTGGCGCGACTTCGTATCCTTCACCTGGAACCTCAAGACCCTCGAGGGCAAGGACCAGATCAGGAGCATGCTGGACGCCACGCTCGAGAATATCCAGCCGGCCAACTGGACCCTCGCCGAAGATGCCACCGGGGACGCCGCGAACACCGAAGCATGGGTCAACTTCGAGACCTCACAAGCCCGAGGTTACGCACATCTGCGCCTGCGCAACGGCAAATGCTGGACCCTGCTCACCACCATGCAGGAGCTGAAGGGTTTCGAGGAGAAGAAGGGTGCCAACCGTGAGAAGGGCGTGGCCCACCACATCAGCAAGGGCCGCAAGTCCTGGCTGGAACTGAAGGAAGAGCAGGAAGCCAGGCTCGGCTACCAGGACCAGCCATACACGGTGATCATCGGCGGCGGGCAGGGCGGCATCGGCCTCGGCGCCCGGCTGCGCCGGCTCGGCGTGCCCACCATCATCATCGAGAAGAATGAGAAGCCCGGCGACTCCTGGCGGAACCGCTACAAGTCCCTGCACCTCCACGACCCGGTCTGGTACGACCACCTGCCGTACTTGAAGTTCCCGGAAGACTGGCCTGTGTTCGCGGCCAAGGACAAGATCGGCGACTGGCTGGAGCATTACACCCGCATCATGGAACTGAACTACTGGTCCAGCACCGAATGCACCAACGCCCGCTACGACGAGGACGCCCAGGAATGGATCGTCCAGGTCATCCGCGACGGCGAGCCGGTCACCTTGCGTCCCAAGCAGCTCGTCTTCGCCCTGGGCGTCTCGGGTTACCCCAATGTGCCCACGTTCGACGGCGCCGAGAGCTTCCTGGGGGAGCAGTACCACTCCTCCAAACACCCGGGTGGCGGCGACTGGACGGGCAAGAAGGCCGTGGTGATCGGGTCAAACAACTCGGCCCACGACATCTGCGCCGACCTCTGGGAACACGGCGCCGACGTCACCATGATCCAGCGCTCGTCCACCCACATCGCCCGCAGCGAGTCCCTCATGGACCTGGCCCTTGGCGATCTCTATTCGGAGAAGGCGCTGGCCAACGGCGTCACCACGGAGAAGGCCGACCTCCTGTTCGCCTCGCTGCCGTACCGGATCCTCCCGGAAGCCCAGATCCCGGTCTACCAGGAGATGGCAAAGCGCGACGCCGGCTTTTACTCACAGCTTGAGGCCGCGGGGTTCGAGCTGGACTTCGGTGTGGACGGCTCGGGGTTGTTCCTGAAGTACTTGCGGCGTGGCTCCGGCTACTACATCGATGTCGGCGCCTCCCAGCTCATTATCGACGGCCGGGTGAAACTCGCCAACGGCCAGGTCAGTAAGATCACCGGCAACGCCGTGGTCATGGACAACGGTGCCGAGCTGGAAGCCGACGTGATCATCTACGCCACCGGCTACGGCTCCATGAACGGCTGGCTCGCCGACCTCGTCTCACCCGAGGTGGCGGACACGGTGGGCAAGTGCTGGGGCTTCGGCTCCGAAACCCCCAAGGACCCCGGCCCCTGGGAGGGCGAGCTGCGGAATATGTGGAAGCCCACCAACGTGGAGAACCTCTGGATCCATGGCGGCAACCTGCACCAGAGCCGGCACTATTCCAACTACCTGGCACTGCAGATCAAGGCCCGGCTGGAGGGGCTGCCCACACCGGTGTTTGAGCTTCAGGCTTCGCACCACACCCGCTGA
- a CDS encoding GAF and ANTAR domain-containing protein: MTSPSDESTVSDLQDLITESGTVSEFLDELALFAARTISPAIGHPVECAVALRRRRRTITIAGSSEEARALDQIEQALGSGPCMLALETNTTVLLNDVNRDPRWPDFQRELTARGYHAVLGIPLELGKDSWAALDLFAPAAGAFTPASIAIAENFARIAGDALRLAVRIGTAQLLAEDLKAAMISRSTIDLACGAIMAQNRCSQEAAFAILTRASNHRNQKLQEVAEELLLGLSGHVPPDTRFDA; encoded by the coding sequence ATGACAAGTCCTTCCGATGAATCCACCGTCTCAGACCTTCAGGACCTCATCACGGAGTCCGGTACCGTCAGCGAGTTCCTGGACGAACTAGCGCTCTTCGCGGCCCGGACCATCAGCCCGGCCATCGGCCATCCGGTCGAGTGCGCCGTGGCGTTGCGGCGGCGCCGGCGCACCATCACGATCGCCGGAAGCAGCGAGGAAGCACGCGCCCTGGACCAGATCGAGCAGGCCCTCGGCAGCGGCCCCTGCATGCTGGCACTGGAAACCAACACCACGGTCCTGCTTAACGACGTTAACCGCGACCCGCGCTGGCCCGACTTCCAACGCGAACTCACGGCCCGTGGCTACCACGCCGTCCTCGGAATCCCGCTCGAGCTCGGCAAAGATTCCTGGGCCGCTCTTGACCTGTTCGCTCCGGCCGCCGGGGCCTTCACCCCGGCGTCCATCGCCATCGCCGAAAATTTCGCCAGGATCGCCGGCGACGCGTTGCGCCTGGCTGTCCGGATAGGAACCGCACAGCTCCTGGCCGAAGACCTCAAAGCCGCCATGATAAGCCGGTCAACGATTGACCTCGCCTGCGGAGCCATCATGGCCCAAAACCGCTGCAGCCAGGAAGCGGCCTTCGCCATCCTGACCCGGGCCTCAAACCACCGGAACCAGAAACTACAGGAAGTCGCCGAAGAACTGCTGCTCGGGCTCTCCGGCCACGTGCCGCCAGACACCCGGTTCGATGCCTGA